One segment of Clavelina lepadiformis chromosome 2, kaClaLepa1.1, whole genome shotgun sequence DNA contains the following:
- the LOC143446247 gene encoding uncharacterized protein LOC143446247, with protein MLLAKQILDVLSNIGRNHSVSIMTGENPRCRVREDPVGSANSSHDRRPIASATAVSSQNIVPLSEILYRLTEEAEEELARTTMTILEQYQHEMMKFEFLLSDDIDKPLRDALLKNLVFFLESKMTKCLDMNK; from the exons ATGCTATTGGCTAAACAGATCCTGGACGTACTTTCAAACATTGGTCGTAACCACAGCGTGAGTATCATGACCGGGGAAAACCCCAGGTGTCGTGTCCGCGAAGACCCAGTGGGAAGTGCAAATTCGAGTCATG ACAGGCGGCCTATTGCGTCCGCAACGGCGGTTTCCAGTCAAAATATAGTTCCGCTGTCGGAGATATTGTACCGACTTACTGAAGAAGCAGAGGAAGAACTGGCGAGAACGACTATGACGATATTAGAACAATATCAACACGAAATGATGAAATTCGAGTTCTTATTATCCGATGACATTGACAAGCCTCTAAGGGATGCTTTACTGAAGAACCTggtcttttttttagaatCTAAAATGACTAAATGTTTGGACATGAATAAGTAA